One part of the Bacteroidota bacterium genome encodes these proteins:
- a CDS encoding gliding motility-associated C-terminal domain-containing protein, whose amino-acid sequence MKKISSLSFSVFITFCLLPSAFCLAQGVWTQKTNFPGTKRPDAVGFAIGSKGYLGMGVDNIGNFKNDLWEYDPSANSWAQKANLPALGRQGAAAFSIGNKGYVGIGVNNGNNYVPDFWEYDPSTNSWVQKANFPGAARSMPVSFSIGNIGYVGTGYDGTTFMKDFWAYDPASNSWTQKANFGGSARVTAVGFSIGNFGYLGTGSATSGYLKDFWQYDPASNSWTAKANFPGLARSEATGLAIGNLGYIGTGFNGNTYFNDFYSYNPATNSWTAIPNFIGTARIGIEHSAFAINCHGYFGTGLDKLGNYFNDFYEYFDPSNNPCGVVTIAATSTNVSCFNSCNGTASSTPTGGSSPYTFQWLPSGQTTQNISNLCAGNYSVVVFDANGNSDTTSVSITQPSQLISTINSTDATCGNNNGTAAVAAAGGSPSYTYLWNNGQTSSAISNLSGGNYSVTITDANGCSTSQTVAVNSTSAVTVQASGDTTITVGGNAVLSGNGSSGSYVWSNGQSGNIINVSPLVTTVYCVAVSDSGCTDTACVTVKVEPIDCSASIYLPNAFSPNEDGENDLFYLYGKKECVESLHIRIYNRWGEKIFESSDKNFQWDGEFRGTTMNTAVLTFYCDINLTSGTKIHKQGNVSLVR is encoded by the coding sequence TAGGATTCGCCATCGGAAGCAAGGGCTATCTCGGAATGGGCGTGGACAATATCGGAAATTTCAAAAATGATTTATGGGAATACGACCCATCGGCAAATTCATGGGCGCAAAAAGCAAATCTTCCCGCGTTGGGAAGGCAGGGCGCTGCGGCATTTTCCATAGGGAATAAAGGATATGTAGGAATCGGGGTTAACAACGGAAATAATTATGTTCCGGATTTTTGGGAATATGACCCATCTACAAATTCATGGGTGCAGAAAGCAAATTTTCCCGGAGCAGCGCGCTCAATGCCGGTGAGTTTTTCTATCGGAAATATCGGCTATGTTGGAACCGGTTATGACGGAACAACTTTCATGAAAGATTTCTGGGCGTATGACCCCGCTTCAAATTCATGGACGCAGAAAGCGAACTTTGGCGGGAGCGCGCGCGTTACCGCTGTCGGATTTTCTATAGGGAATTTTGGTTATCTCGGAACAGGAAGCGCAACATCGGGCTATCTAAAAGATTTCTGGCAGTATGACCCTGCTTCTAATTCATGGACGGCAAAAGCAAATTTCCCCGGGCTTGCGCGCTCCGAAGCAACCGGTCTTGCCATCGGAAATTTAGGATACATCGGAACAGGATTTAACGGCAACACTTACTTCAATGATTTTTATTCTTACAATCCCGCAACAAATTCATGGACTGCAATTCCGAATTTCATCGGCACGGCACGAATTGGAATTGAACATTCTGCTTTCGCAATTAACTGTCACGGCTATTTCGGAACAGGGCTTGACAAACTCGGAAATTATTTCAATGATTTTTATGAATACTTTGACCCGTCAAATAATCCCTGCGGAGTTGTTACTATTGCGGCAACTTCAACAAATGTTTCCTGTTTCAATTCCTGTAACGGAACAGCATCATCAACTCCAACGGGCGGAAGTTCTCCTTACACATTTCAATGGCTTCCTTCCGGGCAGACCACACAAAACATTTCCAACCTCTGCGCAGGAAATTATTCAGTGGTAGTGTTTGATGCGAACGGAAACAGCGATACGACCAGCGTCTCCATTACACAGCCGTCTCAACTTATTTCAACAATAAATTCTACCGATGCAACCTGCGGGAATAATAATGGAACGGCAGCAGTTGCAGCGGCAGGAGGCAGCCCTTCTTATACTTATTTATGGAATAACGGGCAAACTTCATCAGCAATTTCAAATTTATCCGGAGGAAATTATTCAGTAACGATTACGGACGCGAATGGATGTAGTACCTCTCAAACTGTGGCGGTGAACTCAACTTCTGCTGTTACCGTACAAGCAAGCGGAGACACTACGATTACGGTTGGCGGAAACGCAGTTCTCAGCGGCAACGGTAGCAGCGGAAGTTATGTTTGGAGCAATGGGCAAAGTGGAAATATAATAAATGTTTCTCCGCTCGTCACAACAGTTTATTGCGTTGCTGTTTCTGATTCAGGTTGCACGGATACAGCTTGTGTTACAGTGAAAGTTGAACCGATTGACTGTTCGGCAAGCATTTACCTGCCCAATGCTTTTTCTCCGAACGAGGATGGAGAAAATGATTTGTTTTATCTTTACGGAAAAAAAGAATGTGTGGAATCGCTTCACATCCGAATTTACAACCGCTGGGGAGAAAAGATTTTCGAATCATCTGATAAAAATTTTCAATGGGATGGTGAATTCAGAGGAACAACCATGAATACCGCTGTGCTCACTTTTTATTGCGACATTAATTTGACAAGCGGAACAAAAATTCATAAGCAAGGAAATGTTTCGCTGGTTCGCTGA
- a CDS encoding 2,3-bisphosphoglycerate-independent phosphoglycerate mutase → MNKKLVLIILDGWGIGDGSKADAIANSKTPFYNHLLKTYPHSQLLTNGENVGLPEGQMGNSEVGHLNIGAGRIVYQDLAKINKAVREKTIDKNPVLIQALEYAKKNNKALHLMGLVSPGGIHSHEKHLYKLCDLAKEHKLEKVFIHAFMDGRDCDPKSGLKHIQNLENHLKNSTGKIATVIGRYYAMDRDKRWERIKLAYDMLVNGTGKKFSNAEEAVKSSYAENVTDEFIKPCIVSDEGKIKEDDCVICFNFRTDRCREITTVLTQKDFPDFGMKTIPLHYVTMARYDDTFKNVNVIFEKDNLSMTLGEVLSKAGKTQLRIAETEKYPHVTFFFSGGREKEFEGEKRIMIPSPKVATYDLKPEMSAVEVTDALVKEISPNSKLPTPDFVCLNFANPDMVGHTGVYSAVQKAIETVDECNRRVVEAGLKNNYSFIIIADHGNAEYMINPDGSPNTAHTTNPVPCILIDSDYKKISNGKLADLAPTILKIMGIEIPKEMTGKILI, encoded by the coding sequence ATGAATAAAAAACTTGTCTTAATAATTCTTGACGGCTGGGGAATCGGTGATGGTTCCAAAGCAGATGCGATTGCAAATTCGAAAACTCCTTTTTACAATCATCTTCTGAAAACATATCCGCACTCGCAGCTTCTCACCAACGGAGAAAATGTTGGACTTCCCGAAGGACAAATGGGAAATTCAGAAGTCGGGCATCTGAACATTGGCGCAGGAAGAATTGTTTATCAGGACCTAGCGAAAATAAATAAAGCAGTCCGTGAAAAAACTATTGACAAAAATCCGGTGCTGATTCAGGCGCTCGAATACGCAAAAAAAAATAACAAAGCGCTTCATCTTATGGGTTTAGTTTCTCCCGGAGGAATTCATTCGCATGAAAAACATTTATACAAACTCTGCGACTTAGCGAAAGAACATAAACTTGAAAAAGTTTTCATTCACGCATTCATGGACGGAAGAGATTGCGACCCGAAAAGCGGATTGAAACATATTCAGAATTTAGAAAATCATTTGAAGAACTCTACCGGAAAAATTGCAACTGTCATAGGAAGATATTACGCAATGGACCGCGACAAACGCTGGGAGCGAATCAAACTTGCATACGATATGCTCGTGAACGGAACCGGAAAAAAATTTTCCAATGCGGAAGAAGCCGTTAAAAGTTCCTATGCAGAAAATGTGACGGATGAATTTATCAAGCCCTGTATTGTTTCCGATGAAGGAAAAATTAAAGAAGATGATTGCGTGATTTGTTTCAACTTCCGTACAGACCGATGCAGAGAAATTACAACCGTGCTCACGCAAAAAGATTTTCCTGATTTCGGAATGAAAACAATTCCTTTGCATTATGTAACCATGGCGCGCTATGATGATACATTTAAAAATGTGAATGTGATTTTTGAAAAAGATAATCTGAGCATGACACTCGGAGAAGTGCTGAGCAAAGCAGGCAAAACGCAATTACGAATTGCAGAGACAGAGAAATATCCTCACGTTACATTTTTCTTTTCGGGCGGAAGAGAAAAAGAATTTGAAGGTGAGAAACGAATCATGATTCCTTCTCCGAAAGTTGCCACGTATGATTTAAAACCCGAAATGAGTGCAGTAGAAGTTACCGATGCCTTGGTAAAAGAAATTTCTCCGAACTCTAAACTCCCAACTCCTGACTTTGTCTGCCTGAACTTTGCCAATCCCGATATGGTTGGGCACACCGGAGTTTATTCAGCAGTACAAAAAGCAATTGAAACCGTTGACGAATGCAATCGCAGAGTGGTTGAAGCCGGATTAAAAAATAATTATTCGTTCATCATTATTGCCGACCATGGAAATGCGGAATACATGATTAATCCCGATGGTTCGCCAAACACAGCGCACACCACTAATCCGGTTCCCTGTATTTTAATTGATAGTGATTACAAAAAGATTTCCAACGGAAAACTTGCCGACCTTGCTCCCACCATTTTAAAAATTATGGGAATTGAAATTCCGAAGGAGATGACGGGAAAAATTTTGATATAA
- a CDS encoding two-component sensor histidine kinase, which yields MQSKNSRPLFLFYILVVYVLIQFAWWSYLLIQQNKEIYQLKSEINLLHHEDPQLVIEKGNELEKKLFARKLMIAGEGMVFLLLLVIAFLRVRNTFKQEAALAEQQKNFLLSVTHELKSPIASTKLALETILKRDLQKEKQKEIISNAIGDTDRLNMLVENILLASRIEGMAFELHKENVNLSEYVEEGMKQTIQTFQPKQKIVLDIQPNVSFSIDKTIFPSIILNLFENAVKYSPENSMIKVILKEQGNGVILSVADEGTGISAEEKENIFKKFYRVGSEETRRTKGTGLGLYIVKYLVEKHGGKILVKDNLPADRHGSPRGTIFEVVL from the coding sequence ATGCAATCGAAAAATTCTCGTCCTCTTTTTCTTTTTTATATTCTTGTTGTGTATGTGCTGATTCAGTTCGCATGGTGGAGTTATTTGCTCATTCAGCAGAACAAAGAAATTTACCAGTTGAAAAGTGAAATCAATCTGCTTCATCACGAAGACCCGCAGTTGGTGATTGAAAAAGGAAACGAACTGGAGAAAAAACTTTTCGCGCGGAAATTAATGATTGCAGGAGAAGGAATGGTTTTTTTGCTTTTGCTTGTAATTGCATTTTTAAGAGTGAGAAACACATTTAAACAAGAAGCCGCGCTTGCCGAACAGCAGAAAAATTTTTTGCTTTCTGTTACGCACGAATTGAAATCTCCGATTGCATCCACTAAACTCGCGCTCGAAACTATTTTGAAAAGAGATTTGCAAAAAGAAAAACAAAAAGAAATTATTTCCAATGCCATTGGCGATACCGATAGATTAAACATGCTGGTGGAAAATATTTTGCTCGCTTCTCGGATTGAAGGAATGGCTTTTGAACTGCACAAAGAAAATGTAAACCTCTCGGAGTATGTTGAAGAAGGAATGAAGCAAACTATTCAAACTTTTCAGCCGAAGCAAAAAATTGTGCTAGATATTCAGCCGAATGTTTCTTTCAGCATTGATAAAACCATTTTTCCTTCCATCATTCTGAATCTTTTTGAAAATGCTGTAAAATATTCTCCGGAGAATTCAATGATAAAAGTCATATTGAAAGAGCAAGGCAACGGAGTAATTTTATCCGTGGCGGATGAAGGCACAGGAATTTCAGCAGAAGAAAAAGAAAATATTTTTAAAAAATTTTACAGAGTGGGTAGCGAAGAAACACGCAGGACAAAAGGAACAGGTCTTGGATTATACATTGTGAAATATCTTGTGGAGAAACACGGAGGAAAAATTTTAGTGAAGGATAACCTGCCTGCCGACAGGCACGGTTCTCCGAGAGGAACTATATTTGAAGTAGTGTTATGA
- a CDS encoding Fic family protein, producing MAGIYIHQRNKWPHFTWDNEVVLPILSNIRHKQGRLKGYMEMLGFATRNETVLQTLTLDVLKSTEIEGEILNPEQVRSSIARRLGMDIAGLVPADRNVEGVVEMMLDATQNYNRKLTKDRLFGWHSALFPAGRSGMYKIVVGNWRDNKKGPMQVVSGAMGKEKIHYQAPESNRLKKEMQLLLEWFNTNNSTDAVLKSAIAHFWFVTIHPFDDGNGRIARAIADMQLAKADNGSQRFYSMSAQIRLERNAYYEILERTQKGNLDITEWLKWFLLCLDRALNATDKILKRVLNKAKFWDKHTETTINERQRLLINKLFDGFTGKLTSSKWAKIAKCSPDTALRDINDLMDKNILQKERAGGRSTSYILK from the coding sequence ATGGCAGGTATATACATACATCAGCGGAATAAATGGCCTCATTTCACTTGGGACAATGAAGTCGTTCTGCCTATTTTATCAAACATAAGGCATAAACAAGGCCGCTTAAAAGGGTACATGGAGATGCTGGGTTTCGCTACGAGGAATGAAACTGTTTTGCAAACTTTAACGCTTGATGTGTTGAAGTCAACCGAGATTGAAGGGGAGATTTTGAACCCGGAGCAAGTCCGCTCCTCAATAGCAAGACGATTGGGAATGGATATCGCAGGGTTAGTTCCTGCCGATAGAAATGTAGAGGGTGTTGTTGAAATGATGCTGGATGCAACACAAAATTATAATCGGAAACTTACTAAAGACCGATTATTCGGATGGCATTCAGCATTATTCCCTGCAGGAAGAAGCGGAATGTATAAAATAGTCGTTGGTAATTGGAGGGATAATAAGAAAGGTCCCATGCAAGTAGTTTCAGGCGCTATGGGCAAGGAAAAAATACATTACCAAGCACCCGAATCAAATCGTTTGAAAAAAGAAATGCAATTACTTTTAGAATGGTTTAATACCAATAATTCCACAGATGCAGTATTGAAATCCGCTATTGCGCATTTTTGGTTTGTAACCATCCATCCTTTTGATGATGGCAACGGACGTATTGCCCGCGCTATTGCGGATATGCAACTGGCAAAAGCAGACAACGGCTCTCAACGTTTTTACAGCATGTCTGCACAAATTCGCCTTGAACGAAATGCATATTATGAAATTCTGGAAAGAACTCAAAAAGGGAACCTCGACATTACCGAATGGTTGAAATGGTTTTTGCTTTGTTTAGACCGCGCATTAAATGCAACGGATAAAATTCTAAAACGTGTTTTGAATAAAGCAAAGTTCTGGGATAAGCACACTGAAACAACCATCAATGAACGGCAGCGTTTGCTCATTAATAAACTTTTTGATGGTTTTACAGGAAAGCTTACTTCATCCAAGTGGGCAAAAATCGCCAAGTGTTCACCCGATACGGCTCTCCGCGATATAAATGATTTAATGGATAAAAATATTTTGCAGAAAGAGCGGGCAGGAGGCAGGAGTACAAGTTATATTTTGAAATAA
- a CDS encoding T9SS type A sorting domain-containing protein translates to MKKLLLFILSGTFSSYLFSQAASLTVTATHTDASVCTAPCNGSASVTVTGGSPPYTYQWVPSGGTGPVATGLCPGTYSVGVSDGSFNYGGTTATIICVQGVPEYLMNEFISIYPNPATENLSVNLSYPNGGTVKEISVYNSEGKKALSENFSSAKKFPNTLSVAKLPAGIYFLELKDEKNLYRTKFLKE, encoded by the coding sequence ATGAAAAAACTTTTACTCTTTATCCTCTCGGGCACTTTTTCATCTTATCTTTTTTCTCAGGCGGCATCACTCACGGTAACCGCCACGCATACCGATGCATCAGTTTGCACTGCGCCCTGCAACGGCTCGGCATCAGTAACGGTTACAGGCGGAAGTCCGCCTTACACCTACCAATGGGTGCCAAGTGGTGGCACCGGTCCGGTGGCTACGGGGCTTTGCCCGGGAACTTATTCCGTTGGAGTTAGCGATGGGTCTTTTAATTACGGAGGAACAACTGCAACCATTATTTGCGTGCAGGGAGTGCCTGAATATCTGATGAATGAATTTATCAGCATTTATCCGAATCCGGCAACAGAAAATCTTTCCGTCAATCTTTCTTATCCTAACGGAGGAACGGTGAAAGAAATTTCAGTGTATAATTCGGAAGGGAAAAAAGCGCTGAGCGAAAATTTTTCTTCCGCGAAGAAATTTCCGAACACGCTTTCAGTGGCAAAACTTCCTGCGGGAATTTATTTTCTTGAACTGAAGGATGAAAAAAATCTTTACCGGACGAAGTTTTTGAAGGAATAA
- a CDS encoding T9SS type A sorting domain-containing protein → MKKVFTLISFFFIAHFSFFAQTSKQGQDFFKEETGFFFFIGVDNYSSVHLVWDEIQNPALKEFILERSEDGKQFSEIASRQMSSEKLPDLMGLSKTQLQKIIDAPYNQLLYTTETGPGRFIYNQIIPEFMAGNKKYQWYYRLKFIWKDEKITFSAVRSFDFYFDFRKQNGTKINSQKEKEKQNANEIKLSERETIFSQQADALKTVAPPVVFGPCPSIQIAPSDSCPTGNSQNFSGTCCTWTQGEFFVESPVNCAGKCCCNIDCSPGGYDSCCVHTCSQHNICGCTPWVCCSGANQWVVTQSTSTSTMNITINTYGNSCLPNDSATVNVSGGTPPYSFSWSNGQTTQTATGLTAGTYSVTVNDSSCVDTKTFTITPPVQINLSGSGTNPVCNGGNNGSASISASGGTLPYSYNWSNGGTTQTITGLSAGNYSVVVADSNGCSATNTITISNPFAIVVALSAFTNCSCYNSSDGSASVNAYNGTSPYTFVWSNGQTGQNATGLQAGNYIVTVTDSNDCTGTHTITIYSPSPLTASVSVNNPGCYNGNNGTATVNANGGIAPYSYSWSNGQTSQTITGLSAGNYTVTVMDNNGCTNIVSVSVANPPALLLSVISTPDSGNCNGTVSATPSGGNPPYTYLWNNGCTTSSCSGLCAGAYAVNVWDSNGCSWSISISVGSFTGIVSPNENSEYEIYPSPATSEIFIEFSRPQDVKEINIIDVLARTLLHQAYDTSLNKIRIDVSALASGYYLLLINSAERKHRQGIIIK, encoded by the coding sequence ATGAAAAAGGTTTTCACTTTAATTTCTTTTTTCTTCATTGCTCATTTTTCTTTTTTTGCTCAAACTTCAAAGCAGGGGCAGGATTTTTTCAAAGAGGAAACCGGTTTTTTCTTTTTCATTGGCGTTGACAATTATTCTTCCGTTCATTTGGTGTGGGATGAAATTCAAAATCCCGCGCTGAAGGAATTTATTCTTGAGCGAAGCGAAGACGGCAAACAATTTTCCGAAATCGCATCCCGTCAAATGTCTTCTGAAAAATTACCGGACCTTATGGGTTTATCGAAAACTCAGTTGCAAAAAATTATTGATGCACCGTACAATCAATTACTATACACTACCGAAACCGGCCCGGGAAGATTTATTTATAATCAAATTATTCCTGAGTTTATGGCCGGTAACAAAAAGTATCAATGGTACTACCGCCTGAAATTTATTTGGAAGGATGAAAAAATAACTTTCAGCGCTGTTCGCTCATTTGATTTCTATTTCGATTTCAGAAAACAAAACGGAACCAAAATCAATTCACAGAAAGAGAAAGAAAAACAAAATGCAAACGAGATAAAACTTTCAGAAAGAGAAACTATTTTTTCTCAGCAAGCCGATGCGCTTAAAACAGTTGCTCCTCCTGTGGTTTTTGGTCCTTGTCCTTCTATTCAGATTGCGCCTTCTGATTCCTGCCCGACAGGCAATAGTCAAAATTTTTCAGGCACTTGTTGTACGTGGACACAAGGAGAGTTTTTTGTTGAATCACCTGTGAACTGTGCCGGAAAATGCTGCTGCAATATTGATTGTAGCCCTGGCGGATATGATTCCTGTTGTGTTCACACTTGCTCCCAGCATAATATTTGCGGATGCACGCCATGGGTTTGCTGCTCCGGTGCAAATCAATGGGTGGTTACACAATCCACTTCCACTTCAACAATGAATATTACGATAAATACATACGGCAACTCCTGTCTTCCGAATGATTCGGCAACAGTAAATGTTTCAGGAGGCACACCGCCTTATTCTTTTTCATGGAGCAACGGGCAAACTACCCAAACCGCTACGGGATTAACTGCTGGCACTTATTCTGTAACAGTGAATGATAGTTCATGTGTTGATACAAAAACTTTCACAATTACTCCGCCTGTTCAAATTAATTTATCAGGTTCCGGAACAAATCCTGTTTGTAATGGCGGAAATAACGGAAGCGCGAGCATTTCTGCATCGGGCGGAACCTTGCCCTATTCGTACAACTGGAGCAATGGAGGAACAACTCAAACTATTACCGGCCTTTCAGCAGGAAATTATAGTGTTGTAGTTGCTGATTCAAACGGATGTTCTGCAACAAATACAATTACAATTTCAAATCCTTTTGCAATTGTTGTTGCTCTTTCTGCTTTTACGAATTGTTCCTGCTATAATTCATCAGATGGAAGCGCTTCTGTAAATGCATACAATGGAACTTCTCCTTATACGTTTGTTTGGAGCAATGGACAAACAGGTCAGAATGCTACCGGCCTTCAGGCAGGAAATTATATCGTTACAGTTACCGATAGTAATGATTGCACGGGAACACACACAATCACTATCTATAGCCCTTCACCTCTTACTGCATCTGTTTCGGTGAATAATCCAGGTTGCTATAACGGTAATAACGGAACCGCTACTGTTAATGCAAATGGAGGAATTGCTCCGTATTCCTATTCGTGGAGCAATGGGCAAACTTCTCAAACTATTACAGGACTTTCTGCCGGCAATTATACAGTTACTGTTATGGATAATAATGGATGCACAAATATTGTTTCTGTATCTGTTGCAAATCCTCCCGCGCTTTTGCTTTCTGTAATTTCCACTCCTGATTCCGGAAATTGCAACGGCACTGTTTCCGCAACACCTTCAGGAGGCAATCCTCCTTATACTTATTTATGGAATAATGGGTGCACCACTTCTTCCTGCTCCGGCTTATGTGCAGGCGCGTATGCTGTTAATGTTTGGGATTCGAACGGATGTTCCTGGAGTATTTCTATTTCTGTCGGTAGTTTCACCGGAATTGTTTCACCGAATGAAAACTCTGAGTATGAAATTTATCCCTCTCCTGCCACTTCAGAAATTTTTATTGAGTTTTCCCGCCCTCAAGATGTTAAAGAAATAAACATTATTGATGTTCTTGCAAGAACTCTTCTTCATCAGGCATATGATACTTCTTTAAATAAAATTCGAATAGATGTTAGTGCTCTTGCTTCTGGGTATTATTTACTTCTTATAAATTCTGCTGAAAGAAAACACCGGCAAGGCATTATTATCAAGTAA
- the pepT gene encoding peptidase T, which yields MKINHTVAERFLRYVQIDTQSDPNSPTYPSTEKQKNLGKVLTEELLAMGISDAHMDENGYVYATLNSNTTKKVPVICFCSHMDTSPDCSGKEVKPIVHKSYNGKNITLPNSTDGQKVILYPKEHTDLKNQIGNDIITADGTTLLGADNKAGLAEIMDAVYHLVKKPQIKHGTIKILFTPDEEIGRGVDKADMKKLGADFGYTMDGETLGHLEDETFSADAVTITINGFSTHPGFAKGKMQSAIKIASELIEKLPKKKLAPETTEKKEGFIHPTSMSGTIEKMVLKFIIRDFSESGLKKHEAFLKKRTKNILKKYSKCSFEFEVHEQYRNMKNVLKKNPQIVEYAMEAIMRSGIKPIRSSIRGGTDGSRLSYMGLPCPNIFAGEHAFHSKQEWVSVQDMQKAVETIVNLCMIWEEKS from the coding sequence ATGAAAATCAATCATACTGTTGCCGAACGTTTTCTTCGCTACGTTCAGATTGATACGCAATCTGACCCGAACTCTCCAACTTATCCGTCTACTGAAAAACAAAAAAATCTTGGAAAAGTTTTGACGGAAGAACTTTTAGCTATGGGAATTTCTGACGCGCATATGGATGAGAACGGATATGTGTACGCAACTTTGAATTCAAACACAACTAAAAAAGTTCCGGTGATTTGTTTTTGCTCGCACATGGATACATCGCCCGATTGTTCGGGAAAAGAGGTGAAGCCCATTGTGCATAAAAGTTACAACGGAAAAAACATTACCCTTCCGAATTCCACCGATGGACAAAAAGTAATTCTCTACCCGAAGGAGCATACTGATTTGAAAAATCAAATCGGCAATGATATTATTACTGCTGATGGAACAACACTTCTTGGCGCAGATAATAAAGCCGGGCTTGCAGAAATCATGGACGCAGTGTATCACCTCGTAAAAAAGCCGCAGATAAAACACGGCACCATTAAAATTCTTTTCACGCCCGATGAGGAAATCGGAAGAGGTGTTGACAAAGCCGATATGAAAAAACTCGGAGCCGATTTTGGCTATACGATGGATGGAGAAACACTCGGGCATTTGGAAGACGAAACTTTTTCTGCCGATGCAGTTACAATCACAATCAACGGCTTCAGCACGCATCCCGGTTTTGCGAAAGGAAAAATGCAGAGCGCAATCAAAATCGCTTCCGAGCTGATTGAAAAACTTCCGAAGAAAAAACTTGCGCCTGAAACTACGGAGAAGAAAGAAGGATTCATTCACCCGACTTCCATGAGCGGAACGATTGAGAAAATGGTTTTGAAATTTATCATCCGCGATTTTTCAGAAAGCGGATTGAAAAAGCACGAAGCATTCCTGAAGAAGCGTACAAAAAATATTCTGAAGAAATATTCCAAATGCTCATTTGAGTTTGAAGTGCACGAGCAATATCGTAACATGAAAAATGTTTTGAAAAAAAATCCGCAGATAGTTGAATACGCTATGGAAGCAATCATGCGAAGCGGAATAAAACCAATTCGCTCGAGCATTCGCGGAGGAACAGATGGTTCGCGCCTTTCTTACATGGGGTTGCCATGTCCAAATATTTTCGCAGGCGAACATGCGTTTCATTCTAAACAGGAATGGGTTTCTGTTCAGGACATGCAGAAAGCAGTTGAAACCATTGTGAACCTCTGCATGATTTGGGAAGAGAAATCGTAA
- a CDS encoding T9SS type A sorting domain-containing protein, translating into MNHYKIYLLVFGVFVCTICFAQDDCTTAIDLGQTCASATGGGAGCSPAGLGNAFCGCGTNYCKFDPSAYTCATSPNAPKCIGVSCPVTGNDVWFKFKVPAGLNTVDIEVSREDVTATVMNLKIYSTTSSCISGGCAGLSQLNCYSSSCSPGCGIMTTSGLTGGNCYFVRVIYDGANPRFSICIGKAVLLPIELLSFNAFPISPKELQVNWITATETNNDYFSIERSVDGINFSSIGTVKSAGNSSTQKTYSWIDTDPVVGTSYYRLKQTDFDGKFEIFNPVSVDFDPNNVEWMFVNPNLVSSSDKINLELTNLPSCNDISIHLYDLNGNAVYSNTLPLDVNGQGIITSLDVPSHLSSGMYALSVSCGNRVGVKKIVVQ; encoded by the coding sequence ATGAATCATTACAAAATATATTTACTTGTATTTGGGGTTTTTGTATGCACTATTTGTTTTGCACAGGATGATTGCACTACAGCAATAGACCTTGGACAAACTTGTGCATCTGCTACTGGTGGCGGAGCAGGATGTAGTCCTGCCGGTTTGGGCAATGCTTTTTGCGGATGCGGTACCAACTATTGTAAATTTGATCCATCGGCATACACTTGCGCTACTTCTCCTAATGCGCCAAAATGCATAGGAGTTTCATGTCCTGTTACTGGGAATGATGTTTGGTTTAAATTCAAAGTGCCTGCAGGATTAAACACAGTTGATATAGAAGTTTCAAGGGAAGATGTAACCGCAACTGTAATGAATCTTAAAATATATTCTACTACTTCCTCATGTATTTCTGGAGGTTGCGCTGGCTTATCACAACTTAACTGTTATTCTAGTTCTTGTTCTCCAGGCTGCGGTATAATGACTACATCCGGATTAACTGGAGGAAATTGTTATTTTGTCAGAGTTATTTATGACGGAGCAAATCCACGTTTTTCTATCTGTATTGGCAAAGCAGTTTTATTACCTATTGAACTTCTTTCTTTTAATGCATTTCCCATTTCCCCAAAAGAACTTCAAGTAAACTGGATAACTGCCACCGAAACCAACAACGATTATTTTTCCATTGAGCGCAGTGTTGATGGAATTAATTTTTCTTCTATCGGAACAGTTAAAAGCGCAGGCAATTCTTCCACGCAAAAAACATATTCATGGATTGATACAGACCCGGTTGTTGGAACTTCTTATTACCGATTAAAGCAAACCGACTTTGATGGCAAGTTTGAAATCTTCAATCCTGTTTCTGTTGACTTTGACCCGAATAATGTTGAATGGATGTTTGTGAATCCAAATCTTGTTTCTTCATCGGATAAAATCAATCTTGAACTTACAAATCTCCCTTCGTGCAATGATATTTCCATTCATCTTTACGATTTGAATGGAAACGCTGTTTACTCAAACACACTTCCGCTTGATGTAAATGGACAAGGAATCATTACTTCACTTGATGTTCCTTCTCATCTTTCTTCAGGCATGTATGCGCTCAGCGTTTCCTGCGGAAACAGAGTTGGCGTGAAAAAGATAGTTGTTCAGTAA